The sequence below is a genomic window from Rudanella lutea DSM 19387.
CGCGGCACAGGGCTTTTCGTTTCCGGCCGAATGGCTGCCTCATACCGCCACCTGGCTCACCTGGCCCCATACCGAAGCGTCGTGGACCCGCGAGCGGCAGGAAGCCATGTTTCCGGCCTATCTGGAGTTTATCGACACCATTGCGCACGGCGAGCAGGTTTGCATCAACGCCCATAACGAGGTGGTGATGCAGGCAGCCAAAATGCGGCTCCTCATGGCTGGTGTCGATATGGACCGGGTCACCTTGCTACCGCACCCCTGCAATGACTCGTGGTGCCGCGACCACGGCCCCGCGTTTCTGACCAACCCGGCCCGCGAGCGGATGATTGTAAACTGGGGCTACAACGCCTGGGGCGGCAAATACCCCCCCTACGACCGCGATGACCTGCTCCCCGTGCAGATTGCCCACTACCGGAAGTTGCCCTACGTAACGCCCGGCATCATTATGGAAGGGGGCTCGGTAGAGTTCAACGGCGCGGGAGCCGTGCTCACCAGCCGGGCTTGTCTGCTCAATAAAAACCGGAACCCGCACCTCACACAGGGCGGGATAGAACAGTATCTCTGCGACTACTACGGCGTGCAGCAGGTACTTTGGGTGGAAGATGGCATTGTAGGCGACGATACCGACGGGCACATCGACGATACCGTCCGGTTTGTAAACGAAGACACCGTACTGGCCGCCATCGAGCATAATAAAAGCGACGCCAACTACGCGCCCTTGCAGGAAATTCACCATGAACTTCGGCAGATGCGCCTGCTCAACGGCAAACAATTAAACATTGTAGAACTTCCCATGCCCGA
It includes:
- a CDS encoding agmatine deiminase family protein; its protein translation is MNIQHQVPLTPTATSPAAQGFSFPAEWLPHTATWLTWPHTEASWTRERQEAMFPAYLEFIDTIAHGEQVCINAHNEVVMQAAKMRLLMAGVDMDRVTLLPHPCNDSWCRDHGPAFLTNPARERMIVNWGYNAWGGKYPPYDRDDLLPVQIAHYRKLPYVTPGIIMEGGSVEFNGAGAVLTSRACLLNKNRNPHLTQGGIEQYLCDYYGVQQVLWVEDGIVGDDTDGHIDDTVRFVNEDTVLAAIEHNKSDANYAPLQEIHHELRQMRLLNGKQLNIVELPMPDPVESDGLRLPASYANFYIANAAVIVPTFRCKQDQQALDIIGRCFPDRPVVGIDSTEIVWGLGSFHCLSQQEPAGV